In Candidatus Methylomirabilota bacterium, a single genomic region encodes these proteins:
- a CDS encoding calcium-binding protein, translating to MGYSPTVVDAKELIELNAHAYDSATRVPAGWVVIRTAFDPESGLKAVAYQNNLDPTRIAVAVAGTQFNGGGSLDTDGAVLGNNFPQLYNDQLRLFLDAVTRDQPKDVQIAMTGHSLGGLGVQLSVPYLIDQGFINAYGVTFGALGAATVAGEAGFVSPLSSYAPSILNIVNAGDPIATIKSQIGQVVQIGEQGPIWRLLDVVTSVLFPTRPLYLAGAIAAFHALDEYQAKLDTVPGTDPLPPLQIDPTRDTPDNASALSSAFLSLRDASDRLIDPTAEIDLERLGKAYVLLAGEPGQPASLLTVPAEGSTEGMLVGLDRDGAPNLVATAGSVERIQGLVDGGARLILEVGPSLELESIDEKADGSGTLKFIDGRTADFERGTLIQIGGFASEQLAGSDRPDLMVGGDGDDALVGAGHHDQLYGGPGNDKLDGGHGNDKLIGGPGNDGLEGGRGNDRLDGGPGDDAMRGGSGSDTYGVDGAGNDWLWDQDLTPSADEVDTIELDPSITPDQVEVFQSGNDLVFRINGTDGGNQSGGTLWIEDGVPSWDDEAVSRIELVRFGDGTVWSWKQVLDRKQALPSDLLSLDPQSELTDQLTGPRALSVPGSWIDQTIGAISDKFDHAEQIVSPIVLDLDGDGVETTPATDGVPFDHNGDGFKERSGWAGSGDGFLVWDRDSNGHIDGGSELFGNRTPLRGGGVAANGFAALASWDGNADGRIDANDALWSNLRIWRDSNDDGVSEPDEITLLSDHGLTAINTAYVNATTVDTQGNAHKQIGSFTRVDGTTGAAEDVWFQADPLHSTAASLLNVPADVAALPDFPGYGTTHSLHQAMVRDASGTLKGLVESFTNSSDPNQRGGLVDQILFRWTGSDGINPAGRGPLMDARQVAVLEAFMGRGYLGYGGATDPYHTSAPILKEAYANLKGLVHAGLMAQTHLADLYDRIGFIWDETRGLKADLSAVTAELQHRLVVDAVAAQADLAEFARGLRTFATEGMLDYWSFRDAFVSQDPSLGWVFDSLRSNFILGTSGPDVLSGTLSDDALRGGTGNDVLRGAEGPDALYGDEGADTLWGQDGDDVVVGGVGSDQLYGGNGADRLEGGDGDDLLFGEAGDDALLGGAGNDQLGGGAGDDVLRGGDGTDVLTGGPGADLLDGGPGSDSMQGHQGNDVYLFGRGSGQDSIQENGDITGASDVIRLGAGIAPSDIAVRREGDHLVLGIKGTTDQLTVYYAFGQFSPANEMEAIVFADGTVWDLLQVKNILIQGTGGPDTLIGYETPDSISGLGGNDVISGRGGNDTLDGGPGADRLDGEAGDDSLRGGAGNDQLYGGSDDDALSGEVGDDYLDGGTGADRLDGGADNDSMNGGRGPDTYLFGRGSGQDTIQDADTMPGVIDAIQLASDLRPSDVAVKRDGDHLVLSINGTSDQLTVYNWFWQDLPDNQVEQVRFADGTVWDTPTIKAKVVTGTPGADTLTGYATADTLDGLAGNDTVFGRADDDMLRGGDGADRLYGETGNDTLLGGPGDDYLNGGAGTDTLDGGAGNDSMDGGLSGDTYLFGRGSGQDTIQDADSTAGVADTIQMAAGVLPIDVALSRNGDHLVLRINGTTDQLTVYYWFWQDLADNRVEQIRFADGTVWDAAAIKLNVLTGTPGADSLVGYATADTLVGLGGNDTIFGRAGDDQLDGGPGADTMYGEAGDDTYLVDNPADVAVESSGKGTDTVLSSVTYALPANIENLMLVGSAMINGNGNALDNVLTGNSAANILAGGAGNDTYVFKPGWGQDTVAENDSAAGNNDRLLFGGPVRPLDLVLSRAGSSLALALHGSADRATVQGWYNGGACQTEVIQAGDGSKLLSNQVDLLIQAMASYSDNTGLTWDQAIDQRPEDVQTVLVGYWQRPS from the coding sequence GACTGTTGTCGATGCGAAAGAACTCATAGAGCTCAATGCACACGCATACGACAGCGCGACCAGAGTACCGGCCGGTTGGGTTGTAATCAGGACAGCCTTTGATCCCGAGTCCGGACTCAAGGCAGTGGCCTACCAGAACAACTTGGATCCAACCCGCATCGCGGTGGCAGTTGCAGGAACGCAATTCAATGGCGGCGGGAGTCTCGATACTGATGGGGCGGTGTTGGGAAACAACTTCCCACAGCTGTATAACGATCAACTCCGACTTTTTCTCGACGCCGTTACTCGCGATCAACCCAAGGATGTTCAGATCGCCATGACGGGTCACTCCCTGGGAGGACTCGGTGTTCAACTGTCCGTACCCTACCTCATCGATCAAGGGTTCATCAACGCATACGGAGTTACATTCGGCGCTCTCGGAGCGGCAACTGTTGCCGGCGAGGCAGGATTCGTGTCTCCGTTGTCCAGTTACGCGCCCTCCATCTTGAACATTGTCAACGCAGGCGATCCCATCGCTACGATCAAGTCTCAGATCGGGCAGGTCGTCCAGATCGGCGAGCAAGGACCAATATGGCGGCTTCTGGACGTGGTGACTTCTGTCCTCTTCCCGACCCGTCCGCTCTATCTGGCCGGAGCGATCGCTGCCTTCCATGCGCTGGACGAGTACCAAGCAAAGCTTGACACGGTTCCGGGGACGGACCCATTGCCGCCCTTGCAGATTGATCCGACGCGGGACACTCCGGACAATGCTTCGGCCCTGTCAAGTGCGTTCCTCAGTCTACGTGACGCCAGCGACAGATTGATCGACCCCACCGCGGAGATCGACCTGGAGCGACTCGGGAAGGCCTACGTCTTGCTGGCGGGCGAACCGGGGCAGCCCGCATCCCTCTTGACGGTGCCAGCGGAAGGTTCGACAGAAGGAATGCTTGTGGGCCTCGACCGAGACGGGGCACCCAACCTTGTGGCTACCGCCGGCTCGGTTGAGCGCATCCAAGGGCTGGTGGATGGAGGGGCGAGGCTAATTCTTGAAGTCGGCCCATCACTCGAGCTCGAGAGCATCGACGAGAAAGCGGATGGTTCGGGCACCTTGAAATTCATTGACGGACGGACGGCCGATTTTGAGCGCGGCACGTTGATTCAGATTGGCGGATTTGCGAGTGAGCAACTCGCCGGTAGCGACAGGCCTGATCTCATGGTTGGCGGAGATGGTGATGATGCCCTCGTGGGCGCCGGTCACCATGACCAGCTCTATGGCGGGCCTGGAAACGACAAGCTGGACGGCGGGCACGGGAACGACAAGCTCATCGGGGGTCCGGGAAACGACGGCCTCGAGGGCGGGCGCGGCAACGACAGGCTAGACGGCGGCCCGGGCGACGATGCCATGCGTGGTGGCAGTGGAAGCGATACCTATGGCGTCGACGGAGCCGGCAATGATTGGCTATGGGATCAGGACCTGACCCCCAGTGCCGATGAGGTGGATACAATCGAGCTCGATCCGTCGATCACCCCCGATCAGGTAGAAGTGTTCCAGTCCGGAAACGATCTTGTCTTCCGTATCAACGGGACAGATGGCGGAAATCAGAGTGGCGGGACTCTCTGGATTGAAGATGGGGTGCCGAGCTGGGACGATGAGGCGGTCTCGAGAATCGAGCTGGTTCGGTTTGGAGACGGAACGGTGTGGTCCTGGAAGCAGGTGCTGGACCGAAAGCAGGCGCTGCCATCCGATCTGCTGTCGCTCGACCCTCAGTCGGAATTGACCGACCAGCTGACAGGGCCGCGCGCCCTGTCTGTTCCCGGGTCGTGGATCGATCAGACGATCGGAGCTATCAGCGACAAGTTCGACCACGCGGAGCAGATCGTCTCGCCCATCGTGCTCGACCTGGACGGGGACGGCGTGGAAACGACGCCGGCCACGGATGGCGTGCCCTTTGACCACAATGGCGACGGGTTCAAAGAACGGAGCGGTTGGGCAGGATCGGGCGATGGGTTCCTCGTGTGGGACCGGGATAGCAATGGTCACATCGATGGTGGGTCCGAGCTCTTCGGGAACCGGACTCCTCTGCGAGGGGGTGGCGTGGCGGCCAATGGCTTCGCGGCGCTGGCCTCATGGGACGGCAATGCGGATGGCCGGATCGACGCCAACGATGCGCTGTGGTCCAACCTCCGCATTTGGCGCGATAGCAATGATGATGGGGTGAGCGAGCCGGATGAGATCACCTTGCTGAGCGATCACGGGCTCACGGCCATCAACACCGCATACGTCAACGCCACGACGGTGGACACCCAGGGGAACGCACACAAGCAGATCGGCAGCTTCACACGGGTTGACGGTACAACGGGAGCGGCTGAGGATGTCTGGTTCCAAGCTGATCCGCTGCACAGCACCGCAGCGTCCCTGCTCAACGTTCCCGCAGATGTCGCGGCCCTGCCCGACTTCCCCGGATACGGGACGACTCATAGCCTGCACCAGGCGATGGTGCGCGATGCGAGCGGAACATTGAAGGGCCTCGTCGAATCGTTCACGAATTCGAGTGATCCGAATCAGCGTGGTGGGCTCGTGGATCAGATCCTGTTCCGCTGGACGGGGAGCGACGGAATCAACCCCGCCGGCCGGGGCCCCCTCATGGATGCCAGGCAGGTAGCGGTGCTCGAGGCCTTCATGGGCAGAGGCTATCTTGGTTACGGCGGCGCCACGGACCCATATCACACCTCCGCGCCAATCCTGAAAGAGGCCTACGCGAATCTGAAGGGCCTCGTACACGCAGGGCTCATGGCCCAGACGCATCTGGCTGACCTCTATGATCGCATCGGCTTCATCTGGGACGAGACGAGGGGATTGAAGGCTGACCTCAGTGCCGTCACGGCCGAGCTTCAGCACCGGCTCGTCGTCGATGCTGTTGCCGCCCAGGCAGATCTGGCCGAGTTCGCGCGCGGGCTGCGCACGTTTGCAACCGAGGGCATGCTTGACTACTGGTCGTTCCGCGACGCCTTCGTGTCGCAGGATCCCTCGCTCGGATGGGTGTTCGACTCGCTCCGGAGCAATTTCATCCTCGGCACGAGCGGCCCCGATGTGCTGTCAGGGACACTGAGCGACGACGCGCTGCGTGGCGGGACCGGCAATGACGTGCTGAGAGGCGCTGAGGGCCCCGACGCGCTGTATGGCGATGAAGGGGCCGACACGCTGTGGGGCCAAGACGGCGATGACGTCGTCGTGGGTGGCGTCGGCAGCGATCAATTGTACGGCGGTAACGGAGCTGATCGGCTGGAAGGCGGCGACGGGGACGATCTCCTGTTCGGGGAGGCCGGCGACGATGCGCTGCTCGGGGGAGCGGGCAATGACCAGCTGGGCGGGGGCGCCGGGGATGACGTGCTGCGCGGTGGCGACGGGACCGACGTGCTCACCGGCGGACCCGGGGCGGATCTCCTGGATGGGGGACCAGGCTCCGACAGCATGCAAGGCCATCAGGGTAACGATGTCTACCTCTTTGGTCGCGGCAGCGGGCAGGACTCCATTCAGGAGAATGGGGATATCACCGGGGCATCCGATGTCATCCGCCTGGGGGCGGGCATCGCGCCGAGCGATATTGCCGTCCGACGCGAGGGCGATCATCTCGTACTTGGCATCAAGGGAACCACGGATCAGCTGACGGTCTACTACGCGTTCGGACAATTCAGCCCCGCCAACGAAATGGAAGCGATTGTGTTCGCCGACGGCACCGTGTGGGACCTCCTCCAGGTCAAGAACATCCTGATCCAGGGGACGGGTGGGCCGGACACCTTGATCGGTTACGAGACGCCCGACAGCATCAGCGGTCTCGGGGGCAACGACGTCATTTCGGGCCGAGGGGGTAACGACACACTCGATGGTGGTCCCGGGGCGGATCGCCTCGACGGGGAGGCGGGGGACGACAGCCTGCGGGGCGGCGCCGGAAACGACCAGCTCTACGGTGGGTCCGACGACGATGCCCTCAGTGGAGAGGTCGGGGACGACTATCTCGATGGCGGTACCGGTGCGGATCGGCTCGATGGTGGAGCCGACAATGATTCGATGAATGGTGGCCGTGGGCCCGATACCTATCTCTTCGGCCGTGGGAGCGGACAGGACACGATTCAGGATGCGGACACGATGCCGGGAGTGATCGACGCCATCCAGCTCGCATCTGATCTGAGGCCGAGTGACGTCGCCGTCAAGCGCGACGGCGATCATCTCGTCCTCTCGATCAATGGCACGAGCGATCAGCTCACCGTTTACAACTGGTTCTGGCAGGATCTGCCCGACAACCAGGTCGAGCAGGTCCGCTTTGCCGACGGAACGGTGTGGGATACGCCCACGATCAAGGCGAAGGTGGTGACGGGGACGCCTGGGGCTGACACGTTGACCGGCTATGCCACGGCCGACACCCTTGATGGTCTGGCCGGCAATGACACCGTCTTCGGCCGGGCCGATGATGACATGCTGAGGGGTGGCGACGGGGCGGACCGGCTCTATGGCGAAACGGGCAATGACACGCTGCTGGGCGGCCCCGGCGACGACTATCTCAATGGCGGCGCGGGAACGGACACGCTGGACGGCGGTGCCGGCAACGACTCGATGGATGGCGGGCTCAGTGGCGACACCTATCTGTTTGGCCGCGGCAGCGGCCAGGACACCATCCAGGACGCGGACTCGACGGCGGGAGTGGCGGACACCATCCAGATGGCGGCGGGAGTCTTGCCGATCGACGTCGCCCTCTCTCGCAATGGCGATCATCTCGTGCTGCGGATCAACGGCACGACCGATCAGCTCACGGTCTACTACTGGTTCTGGCAGGATCTCGCCGACAACCGGGTGGAGCAGATCCGCTTCGCGGATGGAACGGTGTGGGACGCGGCGGCGATCAAGCTCAACGTACTGACGGGCACGCCCGGGGCCGACTCGCTGGTCGGCTACGCCACGGCCGACACTCTCGTTGGGTTGGGCGGAAATGACACCATCTTTGGCCGGGCCGGCGACGATCAGCTGGACGGTGGCCCCGGTGCCGATACCATGTACGGCGAGGCCGGCGACGATACGTATCTCGTGGACAATCCTGCCGACGTCGCCGTCGAATCCTCCGGCAAAGGGACGGACACCGTCCTGAGCTCGGTGACTTACGCGCTGCCCGCCAACATCGAGAACCTGATGCTGGTCGGGAGCGCCATGATCAACGGCAATGGCAACGCGCTCGACAATGTCCTGACCGGCAATAGCGCGGCCAATATCCTGGCCGGGGGCGCGGGAAACGATACCTACGTCTTCAAGCCTGGCTGGGGCCAGGACACCGTCGCTGAGAATGACTCCGCCGCCGGAAACAATGACAGGCTCCTCTTCGGCGGACCCGTGCGGCCACTGGACCTCGTTCTGAGCCGGGCCGGCAGTAGCCTGGCTCTCGCGCTTCACGGGTCGGCGGACAGGGCCACCGTGCAAGGCTGGTACAACGGTGGTGCCTGCCAGACGGAGGTGATCCAAGCAGGGGACGGGAGCAAGCTGCTCAGCAACCAGGTAGACCTGCTGATTCAAGCCATGGCGAGCTATAGCGACAACACGGGCCTTACTTGGGACCAGGCTATCGACCAGCGGCCCGAGGACGTCCAGACGGTTCTGGTCGGCTACTGGCAACGCCCGTCCTAG